One window of the Crassaminicella thermophila genome contains the following:
- a CDS encoding peptidylprolyl isomerase, translating into MSRQVLATVGGSEITREDLDLVLKHAPKEQQMQLNTFAGKQYLLNEMITQQILYLDAKEKGLDKDEAYLKELKALEENLLKQYAVKKLLEDVKVDEEEVKEYYEKNHEQFVKGESVKAKHILVKEEATAKDILNELEGGKSFEEAAKEYSQCPSKANGGDLGYFNKGQMVPEFEKTAFELEVGAISEPVKTQFGYHIIKVEDKKDSTVMPFEQVQKQIENYILRSKQDEKYKTYTDQLRSKFNIKTNEELLK; encoded by the coding sequence ATGAGTAGACAAGTTTTAGCTACTGTTGGTGGAAGTGAGATTACAAGAGAAGATTTAGATTTAGTATTAAAGCATGCCCCTAAAGAACAGCAGATGCAGTTAAACACATTTGCAGGCAAACAATATCTATTAAATGAAATGATTACACAACAAATCCTTTATTTAGATGCAAAGGAAAAAGGTTTAGATAAGGATGAAGCTTATCTTAAAGAACTAAAAGCATTAGAAGAAAATTTATTAAAGCAATATGCTGTAAAAAAACTATTAGAAGATGTAAAAGTTGATGAAGAAGAAGTGAAAGAATATTATGAAAAAAACCATGAGCAATTTGTTAAAGGTGAGTCTGTTAAAGCAAAGCATATATTAGTAAAAGAAGAAGCTACAGCTAAAGATATTTTAAATGAATTAGAAGGTGGAAAAAGCTTTGAAGAAGCTGCAAAGGAATATTCTCAATGTCCATCAAAGGCAAATGGCGGAGATTTAGGGTATTTTAACAAAGGACAGATGGTACCTGAATTTGAAAAAACTGCTTTTGAATTAGAAGTTGGAGCAATTAGTGAACCTGTTAAGACTCAGTTTGGATACCATATTATTAAGGTTGAAGATAAAAAGGATTCTACTGTAATGCCTTTTGAACAAGTACAAAAACAAATTGAGAATTATATATTAAGAAGTAAACAAGATGAAAAGTACAAAACGTATACAGATCAATTAAGAAGTAAATTTAATATTAAGACAAATGAAGAATTGTTAAAATAA
- a CDS encoding DMT family transporter → MKDKKILPILAGVTTSIIFGFSFLFTKEALDYINPFDLLSLRFGTAALVLISLRSMGIIKTDYKGKNIKALFVLALFQPVLYFIFEIMGVSRTTTSEAGIMMALIPIVVTCLASVFLKEIPSKPQVASVFISLFGVCFVVLMKDMSTSGSILGIFFLIGAVFCAAILNILSRKLSISFKPAEITLFMMCIGALFFNGISILNHGIKGDMLNYIIKLKEIKVVIAVLYLGVLSSVVAFFLTNYNLSKLEASRAAVFANLTTVISVFAGVFIRKESFTIYQFLGTCMILLGVWGTNYYGEKKEIRIKARDALVE, encoded by the coding sequence ATGAAAGATAAAAAAATATTACCGATTTTAGCAGGAGTTACGACTTCTATAATATTTGGATTTTCTTTTTTATTTACTAAAGAAGCATTAGATTATATTAATCCATTTGATTTATTAAGTTTACGATTTGGTACTGCTGCTTTAGTATTAATATCGTTACGATCTATGGGAATTATAAAAACAGATTATAAAGGAAAAAATATAAAAGCTTTATTTGTATTGGCTTTATTTCAGCCAGTTTTATATTTTATATTTGAAATAATGGGTGTAAGTAGAACTACTACTTCAGAAGCTGGGATTATGATGGCTTTGATTCCTATTGTTGTTACATGTTTAGCAAGTGTATTTTTAAAAGAGATTCCATCGAAACCTCAAGTTGCTTCTGTCTTTATATCACTATTTGGAGTATGTTTTGTTGTCCTTATGAAAGATATGAGTACAAGCGGGAGTATATTAGGTATATTTTTTCTTATTGGAGCAGTTTTTTGTGCAGCAATACTCAACATACTTTCTAGAAAGTTATCAATAAGTTTTAAGCCAGCTGAAATAACTCTATTTATGATGTGTATAGGGGCGCTATTTTTTAATGGTATTTCTATTTTAAATCATGGAATAAAGGGAGATATGCTAAATTATATTATAAAATTAAAGGAAATAAAGGTTGTAATAGCAGTTTTATATTTAGGTGTATTATCTTCTGTTGTAGCATTTTTCCTTACAAATTATAATTTATCAAAGCTAGAAGCTTCAAGGGCTGCTGTTTTTGCAAATTTAACAACAGTTATTTCAGTTTTTGCAGGAGTTTTTATTAGAAAGGAATCTTTTACAATTTATCAATTTCTTGGTACATGCATGATTTTATTAGGTGTTTGGGGAACAAATTATTATGGTGAAAAGAAGGAAATTAGGATAAAAGCAAGAGATGCTCTTGTTGAATAA
- a CDS encoding cell wall hydrolase, whose translation MAYSNRELLARIIKCEAGGEGENGMKAVASVVMNRKRIPYGEYHRVCQGDIRKVIFQKGQFDCVRSVIGGKTNPQTIWSNPPEQVHYYIADWALSGNRLFTVGYSLWYFNPFKPTCPYYFPYNKTGSFQVRVAQHCFYNPTELYAKT comes from the coding sequence ATGGCTTATTCAAATCGAGAACTTCTTGCAAGAATCATTAAATGCGAAGCAGGCGGCGAAGGCGAAAATGGTATGAAAGCCGTTGCCTCTGTAGTTATGAATAGAAAAAGAATTCCTTATGGCGAATATCATAGAGTATGTCAAGGAGATATTAGAAAAGTAATTTTTCAAAAAGGACAATTTGATTGTGTTCGTTCAGTTATTGGAGGAAAAACAAATCCTCAAACCATTTGGTCAAATCCACCAGAACAAGTACATTATTATATAGCTGATTGGGCACTTTCTGGAAACAGATTATTTACTGTCGGCTACTCACTATGGTATTTTAACCCATTTAAACCTACTTGTCCTTATTATTTTCCATATAATAAAACAGGTAGTTTTCAAGTAAGAGTTGCCCAACATTGCTTCTATAACCCAACAGAACTTTATGCAAAAACTTGA
- a CDS encoding CoA-binding protein, translated as MNGQEMLNYKNWAVIGDVLNPEKYAYKIKHRLMDADYKVFPVNPRDKSGEVFCSLKEIKEKVDVIDLCINPKLGIKIIEEAYELGINKVLIQPGAGSEEIISFCKEKGISYVESCALVELSKKGI; from the coding sequence ATGAATGGACAAGAAATGCTAAACTATAAAAATTGGGCTGTGATTGGAGATGTATTAAATCCTGAAAAATATGCTTATAAAATAAAGCATAGATTAATGGATGCAGACTACAAAGTATTTCCAGTAAATCCAAGAGATAAAAGTGGAGAGGTTTTTTGTAGCCTTAAAGAAATAAAAGAGAAAGTAGATGTAATTGATCTTTGTATTAATCCTAAATTGGGAATTAAGATTATTGAAGAAGCATATGAATTAGGTATCAACAAAGTTTTAATACAACCAGGAGCTGGAAGTGAGGAAATTATATCTTTTTGTAAGGAAAAAGGGATATCTTATGTTGAAAGCTGTGCATTGGTAGAACTATCAAAAAAAGGAATATAA
- a CDS encoding MgtC/SapB family protein, whose translation MISYSEIVFRLVLASILGGLIGLEREANNRPAGFRTHILVTIGSTLIMLISMYGFKGLGVNGSGGEPARLAAQVVSGIGFLGAGTILRQGNAIHGLTTAASLWVCGCIGLAIGNGYYLGGLVTAGIVLFTLVSLGLFEKIIFKNKYKTIHVICCERAGLIGEIGTLLGKYKVIIKHIKMSPFDEDRDKVLHIDITVKVPKYFSPEELFGGISKINGIRSVKWEEQWENNEE comes from the coding sequence ATGATTAGCTATTCTGAAATTGTTTTTAGGTTGGTATTAGCTAGTATTTTAGGTGGTTTAATTGGGCTAGAAAGAGAAGCAAATAACAGACCCGCAGGATTTAGAACTCATATTTTAGTTACTATAGGGTCTACACTTATTATGCTTATTTCTATGTACGGATTTAAAGGATTAGGAGTTAATGGTTCAGGTGGGGAACCAGCAAGATTAGCAGCACAGGTAGTAAGTGGTATTGGTTTTTTAGGTGCAGGAACTATTCTTAGGCAGGGAAATGCTATTCATGGATTAACAACGGCAGCTAGCTTATGGGTTTGTGGATGTATAGGGTTAGCAATAGGCAATGGATATTATTTAGGGGGATTGGTTACTGCAGGAATTGTATTGTTTACATTAGTAAGTCTAGGACTATTTGAAAAAATTATATTTAAAAATAAATATAAAACTATACATGTGATATGCTGTGAAAGAGCTGGTTTGATTGGAGAAATAGGAACATTATTAGGAAAATATAAAGTTATAATAAAACATATAAAGATGTCTCCTTTTGATGAAGATCGAGACAAAGTTCTTCATATTGATATTACTGTAAAAGTACCAAAATATTTTTCGCCTGAAGAACTTTTTGGTGGTATTAGTAAAATAAACGGTATACGAAGTGTAAAATGGGAAGAACAATGGGAAAATAATGAAGAATAA
- the ileS gene encoding isoleucine--tRNA ligase, with translation MEKFKALSDLPIAEVQNKISESWDENNLLDKCVETRKNGKPFVFFEGPPTANGRPGIHHVMARTLKDSVCRYKTMTGHQVKRKAGWDTHGLPVEIEVEKQLNLSSKQEIESYGIDKFNEKCRESVFSYEKQWREMTRRMGYMIDLDNPYITLDNDYIESVWWILNKFFKEGYIYEGHKILPYCPRCGTGLASHEVAQGYKEIKSNTVIVAFKRKDYDEYFLVWTTTPWTLASNVALAVHPEEIYLKVKSKGNVFYVAKALANKVLGEDFEVLEELKGKDLEYMEYEQLMPFVKPDKKAFFVTVADYVTTEDGTGIVHIAPAFGEDDYQVGRKYNLPVLQPVDENGKYVATPWEGRFVMDADVDIDIIKWLHAEGKLFKKEKVDHNYPHCWRCSTPLLYYAKPSWYIEMTKLKDKLIENNNTVNWYPDYVGEKRFGNWLENLNDWALSRNRYWGTPLNIWRCECGHIDSIGSRKELVERAIEEIDESIELHRPYVDDVHIKCEKCQGVMTRVSEVIDCWFDSGAMPYAQHHYPFENKENFDGELFPADFICEGIDQTRGWFYSLLAISTFVKGVSPYKNVLVNDLILDKDGRKMSKSRGNTVDPFELFDKYGADVLRWYLLYVSPAWTPTRFDLEGLREVQSKFFGTIKNVYNFFTLYANTDGINPKEFFVPYNERPELDRWILSKYNSLIEAVISELEIYDLTKAVRKIQDFVNEDLSNWYIRRARRRFWATELTDDKKAVYNTTFEILVGISKLVAPFAPFLSEEIYQNLTGETSVHLAYYPEVDKELIDKVVEERMDLVRDLVGLGRAAREKTKIKVRQPIQKILVDGKYESLISDLVPLMKEELNVKEVVFEKELNEFMNFSLKPNFKVAGPIFGSKIKLLGKALGSVDAAEVVPKLEKGETLVLSIDGETLEITKEHVLISISAKEGFTVEMLNNLFVILDTTLTQELIDEGYAREFISKVQQMRKNNGYEMMDKIRIYFDGDEEIQKAVDIHKDYIMQETLAESIEAVSDDNFEKQNLNGHQTGMKLERI, from the coding sequence ATGGAAAAATTTAAGGCTTTGTCTGATTTACCAATAGCTGAAGTTCAAAACAAAATTTCAGAGTCTTGGGATGAAAATAATCTACTTGATAAATGTGTTGAAACAAGAAAAAATGGAAAGCCTTTTGTATTTTTTGAAGGGCCTCCAACTGCAAATGGAAGACCAGGAATTCATCATGTAATGGCTAGAACATTAAAAGATTCTGTATGTAGATATAAGACAATGACAGGCCATCAAGTAAAAAGAAAAGCAGGTTGGGATACTCACGGATTACCTGTTGAAATTGAGGTTGAAAAGCAATTAAATTTATCTAGCAAACAAGAAATTGAAAGCTACGGAATAGATAAGTTTAATGAAAAATGTCGTGAATCTGTATTCTCTTATGAAAAACAATGGAGAGAAATGACAAGAAGAATGGGATATATGATAGATTTAGATAACCCATATATTACTTTAGATAATGATTATATTGAATCTGTATGGTGGATTTTAAATAAGTTTTTTAAAGAAGGATATATTTATGAAGGGCATAAAATACTTCCATATTGTCCTAGATGTGGAACAGGATTGGCTTCTCACGAGGTTGCACAAGGATATAAGGAAATAAAATCAAATACAGTAATTGTTGCTTTTAAAAGAAAAGATTATGATGAATATTTCTTAGTATGGACAACTACACCATGGACATTGGCATCAAATGTTGCATTGGCTGTTCATCCTGAAGAAATTTATCTAAAAGTAAAATCAAAAGGAAATGTATTTTATGTAGCAAAGGCATTGGCAAATAAAGTTTTAGGAGAAGATTTTGAAGTATTAGAGGAATTAAAGGGAAAAGATTTAGAATATATGGAATATGAGCAATTAATGCCTTTTGTGAAACCAGATAAAAAAGCTTTCTTTGTAACAGTTGCAGATTATGTAACGACTGAGGATGGAACAGGAATTGTTCACATTGCTCCAGCTTTCGGGGAAGATGACTATCAAGTAGGAAGAAAATATAACTTACCTGTACTTCAGCCTGTAGATGAAAATGGAAAATATGTAGCAACTCCTTGGGAAGGCAGATTTGTAATGGATGCTGATGTGGATATAGATATTATTAAATGGCTGCATGCAGAAGGAAAATTATTCAAGAAAGAAAAAGTAGACCATAACTATCCACACTGCTGGCGTTGTTCAACACCACTTTTATACTATGCAAAACCAAGCTGGTATATAGAGATGACAAAATTAAAAGATAAGTTAATCGAAAATAATAATACTGTTAATTGGTATCCAGATTATGTTGGAGAAAAAAGATTTGGAAACTGGCTAGAAAATCTTAATGATTGGGCACTATCTAGAAATCGTTATTGGGGAACACCATTAAATATTTGGAGATGTGAATGTGGTCATATTGATTCTATAGGTTCAAGAAAAGAGTTAGTTGAAAGAGCAATAGAAGAAATTGATGAATCAATTGAGCTTCATAGACCTTATGTAGATGATGTGCATATTAAGTGCGAGAAATGTCAAGGGGTTATGACAAGGGTATCAGAAGTAATCGATTGTTGGTTTGATAGTGGAGCAATGCCTTATGCACAACATCATTATCCGTTTGAAAATAAAGAAAACTTTGATGGGGAATTATTCCCAGCAGATTTCATCTGTGAAGGAATTGACCAAACTCGTGGATGGTTCTATTCACTACTTGCAATCTCTACTTTTGTAAAAGGCGTATCTCCTTACAAAAATGTATTAGTAAATGACTTAATTCTTGATAAAGATGGAAGAAAGATGTCTAAATCAAGAGGAAATACAGTTGATCCATTTGAGTTATTTGATAAGTATGGAGCAGATGTACTAAGATGGTATCTACTTTATGTGTCTCCTGCTTGGACTCCAACAAGATTCGATTTAGAAGGATTAAGAGAAGTACAAAGTAAGTTCTTTGGAACTATTAAAAATGTTTACAATTTCTTTACACTTTATGCAAATACAGATGGTATTAATCCTAAGGAGTTTTTTGTTCCATATAATGAGCGTCCTGAATTAGATAGATGGATTTTATCAAAATACAATAGTTTAATTGAAGCAGTAATATCAGAACTTGAAATTTATGACTTAACAAAGGCCGTAAGAAAAATTCAAGATTTTGTAAATGAAGATTTATCTAACTGGTATATTAGACGTGCTCGTCGTCGTTTCTGGGCAACGGAGCTTACAGATGACAAGAAAGCAGTTTATAATACAACTTTTGAAATATTAGTAGGTATTTCAAAACTTGTAGCACCATTTGCACCATTCTTATCTGAGGAAATTTATCAAAACTTAACAGGTGAAACTTCTGTACACTTAGCATATTATCCAGAGGTAGACAAAGAATTGATTGACAAAGTTGTGGAAGAAAGAATGGATTTGGTAAGGGATTTAGTAGGGCTTGGCCGTGCAGCAAGAGAAAAAACAAAAATTAAAGTACGTCAACCAATTCAAAAAATATTGGTAGATGGAAAGTATGAATCTTTAATTTCTGATTTGGTACCACTTATGAAAGAAGAGCTAAATGTAAAAGAAGTTGTTTTTGAAAAAGAATTAAATGAATTTATGAACTTTAGCTTAAAACCTAATTTTAAGGTTGCAGGTCCTATTTTTGGTTCAAAAATAAAACTTCTTGGAAAAGCATTAGGTAGTGTAGATGCAGCTGAAGTAGTACCAAAGCTTGAAAAAGGAGAAACTCTAGTCCTTTCAATAGATGGAGAAACATTAGAAATTACTAAAGAACATGTATTAATAAGTATATCTGCAAAAGAAGGATTTACTGTTGAAATGCTTAATAACTTGTTTGTAATTCTAGATACAACTTTAACACAAGAATTAATAGATGAAGGGTATGCACGTGAATTCATATCTAAAGTTCAACAAATGCGTAAAAATAATGGATATGAAATGATGGATAAAATACGTATCTATTTTGATGGAGATGAAGAAATTCAAAAGGCAGTAGATATACACAAAGATTATATTATGCAAGAAACTTTAGCAGAAAGTATTGAAGCAGTATCTGATGATAACTTTGAAAAGCAAAATCTAAATGGACATCAAACAGGTATGAAGCTAGAAAGAATATAA
- a CDS encoding DEAD/DEAH box helicase, whose translation MSKLFKDYNFKDFILKNLEKNGIEQPSEIQSETFILTLKGKDVIGKARTGTGKTLAYLLPMIEKIDLSKKELQMLILAPSRELSLQIKREAERIIEGTEIHMEAIVEGMKLERQLEKLKKKPHIIVATPGRLVHIMSLKKIKLHNVKIIALDEVDQILEQGLQDKIFAVVKSTLKDRQLLSFSATMSDEARKILNQLMNDPVFVNLDHIKPIPSKIKHEYIVSKGPKKTETLVELLNVIKPKKSLIFINKNQNVDRFVRELKSLGFSVGGIQTRTKNQERQHLLTSFNKGKLKILVTTDLFTRGMDFQEVSHIFNMDLPLNKIDYLHRAGRTGRMNKEGVVMSIVRDREKFILYKMMKYLNIEVTPMHIMHGKLIPVKAIIQKKRKRRNKL comes from the coding sequence ATGAGCAAATTATTTAAAGATTACAACTTTAAAGATTTTATATTAAAGAATTTAGAAAAAAATGGAATAGAACAGCCTAGTGAAATACAATCAGAAACTTTTATATTGACGCTAAAAGGAAAAGATGTCATTGGAAAAGCTAGAACGGGAACAGGAAAAACATTAGCTTATTTACTGCCGATGATAGAAAAAATTGATCTGTCTAAAAAAGAATTACAGATGTTGATACTAGCACCAAGCAGAGAGCTTAGCTTGCAAATAAAACGAGAGGCAGAGCGTATCATAGAAGGTACAGAAATCCATATGGAAGCTATTGTAGAAGGAATGAAGTTAGAAAGACAATTAGAAAAATTAAAGAAAAAACCACATATTATTGTTGCAACTCCTGGAAGACTAGTGCATATTATGAGTTTAAAAAAGATTAAATTACATAATGTAAAAATTATTGCATTAGATGAAGTAGATCAGATATTAGAACAAGGGCTACAAGATAAAATTTTTGCAGTTGTAAAAAGTACTTTGAAAGATAGACAGCTATTAAGCTTTTCTGCAACCATGTCTGATGAAGCTAGGAAAATATTAAATCAATTGATGAATGATCCAGTTTTTGTGAATCTAGATCATATTAAGCCAATTCCTTCAAAAATAAAACATGAATATATTGTAAGTAAGGGACCTAAAAAAACTGAAACGTTAGTAGAACTTTTAAATGTAATAAAGCCTAAAAAGAGCTTGATATTTATTAATAAAAATCAAAATGTAGACCGATTCGTAAGAGAATTAAAAAGTTTAGGATTTTCTGTTGGTGGAATACAAACAAGGACAAAAAACCAAGAAAGACAGCATTTATTAACTTCTTTTAATAAGGGAAAGTTAAAGATACTAGTTACAACAGATCTTTTTACAAGAGGAATGGATTTTCAAGAAGTTAGCCATATATTTAATATGGATTTACCACTAAATAAAATAGATTATTTACATAGGGCAGGGCGTACAGGAAGAATGAATAAAGAAGGCGTTGTAATGAGTATCGTAAGAGATAGAGAAAAATTCATATTATATAAGATGATGAAATATTTAAATATTGAGGTTACACCTATGCATATTATGCACGGAAAGCTTATTCCTGTAAAAGCTATTATTCAAAAAAAGAGAAAAAGAAGAAATAAGTTATAA
- a CDS encoding DUF4397 domain-containing protein: MYIPYMQYFYPNPVIPSYVRIFHASPDTPTVDVYASGKLIAKNLKYKQFTKYLPFIPGKYSILVFPAGTTTTPIINTSLDVMPNSNYTVAITGMFKNIKPLVVLDTASPILPGKSQLKFVHLSPNTPMIDITLSDGTILFRNIEFKEISPNLMISPNNYTIQIRLAGTNKIILNAPNQLIKPNRYYTIYAVGLLNAKPPLQIITALDKSSY; encoded by the coding sequence ATGTATATTCCTTACATGCAATACTTTTATCCAAATCCAGTTATACCTTCATACGTAAGGATATTTCATGCATCTCCTGATACCCCTACTGTTGATGTATACGCAAGTGGTAAGCTTATTGCAAAAAACTTGAAATATAAGCAATTCACAAAGTATTTACCATTCATCCCTGGTAAGTATTCAATTTTGGTTTTTCCAGCTGGTACAACGACTACCCCTATTATAAATACAAGTTTAGATGTAATGCCAAACTCAAATTATACAGTAGCTATTACAGGAATGTTTAAAAATATAAAACCCCTTGTTGTATTAGATACTGCATCCCCAATACTACCCGGTAAATCTCAATTAAAATTTGTTCATCTATCTCCAAATACCCCTATGATAGATATTACATTATCAGATGGAACAATACTCTTTAGAAATATTGAATTTAAAGAAATCAGCCCTAATTTAATGATATCTCCTAATAACTATACAATTCAAATTCGATTGGCAGGTACAAATAAGATAATCCTTAATGCACCAAATCAGTTGATTAAGCCAAATAGATATTACACAATATACGCCGTTGGACTTCTAAATGCTAAACCTCCTCTACAGATCATTACAGCACTTGATAAAAGTTCATATTAA
- a CDS encoding phosphoglycerate dehydrogenase produces the protein MWVKVLFTYDYGDERMNRIRELGYEVIYVYEKDVKVDEKNVDAEVLVCYDPFSTLDIKKMKNLKWIQLSSIGIDQVPIDYVKKEKIMITNNKGGYSIPIGEWIVMKILEMFKNSRKFYEKQKNGKWQMDTTLLELYGKTIGFIGTGSIANEGAKRLQGFGVRIIGVNTSGKKVDYFDKCFSMDDLDKMLPECDVVVLTIPYTNKTHNLINNDTISMMKEGVFLVNVSRGSIIDEVALLKFLRNGKIRGAALDVFTQEPLESDHPLWNFNNVIITPHNSWISEKRNERRFNMIYENLKRYISGKKLLNIVDLNKGY, from the coding sequence GTGTGGGTGAAAGTATTGTTTACTTATGACTATGGAGATGAGAGAATGAATCGTATCCGAGAATTAGGGTATGAAGTGATTTATGTATATGAAAAAGATGTGAAAGTTGATGAAAAAAACGTAGATGCAGAAGTATTGGTGTGCTATGATCCTTTTTCTACTCTTGACATAAAAAAAATGAAAAATTTAAAGTGGATTCAATTATCGAGTATAGGAATTGACCAAGTACCTATTGATTATGTAAAAAAAGAGAAAATTATGATTACAAATAATAAAGGTGGGTATAGTATTCCTATAGGGGAATGGATTGTCATGAAAATATTAGAAATGTTTAAAAATAGTAGAAAGTTTTATGAGAAGCAGAAAAATGGAAAGTGGCAAATGGATACGACTTTGTTGGAGCTATATGGAAAAACTATCGGATTTATTGGAACAGGAAGTATTGCTAATGAAGGAGCAAAACGATTACAAGGATTTGGAGTACGGATTATAGGAGTGAATACTTCTGGTAAAAAAGTAGATTATTTTGATAAATGTTTCTCTATGGATGATTTAGATAAAATGCTGCCAGAATGTGATGTAGTTGTATTGACTATTCCATATACAAATAAAACTCATAATTTAATAAATAATGATACTATCTCCATGATGAAGGAAGGAGTTTTCTTAGTAAATGTATCGAGAGGAAGCATCATAGATGAAGTTGCTCTTTTAAAATTTTTAAGGAATGGAAAAATCAGAGGTGCAGCGTTAGACGTATTCACACAAGAGCCTTTAGAAAGTGATCATCCCCTATGGAACTTTAATAATGTTATTATTACTCCCCATAATTCTTGGATTTCTGAAAAGAGAAATGAGAGAAGGTTTAATATGATTTATGAGAATCTTAAAAGATATATAAGTGGAAAAAAATTATTAAATATTGTAGATTTAAACAAAGGATATTAA
- a CDS encoding DUF1292 domain-containing protein, whose protein sequence is MEDKKIVVIVDEEGNKNDLEVVDMLKIEEDKYALLAPVGEEEDAYVYKVVEVDGKEEYVPIEDDDEFERVVEEYNSYFDEE, encoded by the coding sequence ATGGAAGATAAAAAAATTGTAGTAATAGTAGATGAAGAAGGAAATAAAAATGACTTAGAAGTAGTAGATATGCTTAAAATAGAAGAAGATAAATATGCACTTTTAGCACCTGTAGGAGAAGAAGAGGATGCTTATGTATACAAAGTAGTTGAAGTAGATGGGAAAGAAGAATATGTTCCTATAGAAGATGATGATGAATTTGAACGTGTAGTAGAAGAATATAATTCATATTTTGATGAAGAATAA